AGCTGCTGCTTTTCGGTGGTATCAAGCGACATGCGCGGGGGGCGGCCCTGTCAGTGCAAAGAACCACCTTACCTCTGCATGGGACGGCTTATGCCGATTCGCGACTGAGCCATTGGAGGCAGATCCGCAGCCAGGCGTCCTGGTCATCTCCGGAAGGCGGTGGGCCGTCTGAACCCTCGGCGATGGCACGGATGGCGCGACGAATTTCGAGGTCCTCATACCCCAGCATGGCCAGGGTCGCTTCAACCTCGGCCCCGCTTTCTGGCATCTGCTCAGAGCTGATCCCTTCAGCCAGTGATGGAGCTGGATCAACGCCCGCGAATGCCGCAATGGAGGCCCTGAGTTCCACGGCAAGGCGCTCGGCTGTCCGTTTGCCGATGCCCTGCGCCTTGCACAAGCGACGCAGATCTCCGCTGCTGATCGCTTCCACCAGTTCCTGGGGCTTGCATTCCTGCATCAGGGCCAGACCGGCCTGGGGACCAACACCGCTGACGCTGATCAGCAGCCGGAAGAGATCCCGCTCCTGACGGAGGGGAAAGCCATACAGGCTGCTGCCGTCCTCCCTCTGCACCTGATGGATCCACAGGTTCAGATCGCTGTCAGCAGAGAGGTTCTGCTGATGCCGCTCCGTCAGGTGCACCTCATAACCGACGCCACTGCAAAGCAGCAGAACGCCGCTACGGTTCCCTTGAGTCCAGCACTCCATCGGTCGTCCTTGCAGCCAGCCGATCATGGGGAGAGGTTTCAACCGCGTCATGTTGCCGCAGCTGTCATTGCCTGTCTCTGGTTTCAAGCGTGTTGTCCGACGCTTCCTGCAGGCGTTGTGCGTTCTGTCGATCGTGGTTTCGCTGACGGCCTGCAATGGATCTCAGCCGCCCCGCGCTCTCCTGAATGAAGCGCTGGCCCTGCAGATTCAGCTCACCCAGTCGGCCATTGCCAGCTCCCTCGACCTCACTCCGATGCCCATCGCCCCCAGCGTCAGCCGTGTGCGGGTCGAGGATCAGGACAGCTTCGCCCTGGGGGACGAGCAGGGTCTGAGGATTTCAGGTCGATTCGATTGGCAGCTGCCCGGTGACCGTGTCCAGGTGGACAGCCCGTTTGAGCTGTTTCTGCAACGGGGCTCCCGCGGTCAGAGCTGGCGCCTGGCCCGGCCCAAGGGCGGATCGGAGGACCGTCAGGCCTGGCTCACCTATCCCTTGGGGCTGGAGAAAGCCTGAGCTCTAATTTCGGGCCGACAAGCTGATCAGGGTTGCGGACAGCACCAGCATCCCCCCACCCACCTGCCAGGCATTGATCGATTCAGCAAACCAGAGCCAGCCCCAGCAAGCGGCGAAGACCACTTGCACGTAGTTGATCGACGTGGCTCGGGCGGCGGGCAGACATCGCAATCCTTCGGTCACCCAGATCTGGCCCAGCTGGGTCAGCACGCCGACCCCCAGGAGCCAAAACCATTCGTTGCCGATGGGCCACACCCCTTGATGCAGCACCCAGGGCAGGGTCAGGGGCACCGAGATCATCGGGAAATACAGGATGATCACCAGCGGGTGTTCGGTTTCCGACAGCCGCCGCACACTGACGTAGGCCAGAGCGGTCATCAGGGCACCTGCAATGCCGATCAGTGCAGGGATCAGCTGTGCAGGTTGTGCTGTCCCCGTGAGCCACTGGGGTTGCACCACCAGCGTGACGCCGATCCAGCCCAGCAGAACTGCTCCACTGATGCGTCGGCGCAGCGGTTCGCCCAGCAGCAGCAGCGCCGCTACGGCCGTGAACGTGGGGTAGGTGTATTGCAGCACCGTCGCTGAAGCGAGCGGCAGTTGGTCAATCGCTTCGAAGAAGCAGAGCAGAGCCAGGCTTCCCAATAACCCACGGGCCACCAGCAGGCCCCGTCGATGGCCCCAGGGGGAGACCCCAGCGAGGCGCAGACCCACGGCAGTCAGAACGATGCTGATCAAGGCCCGGCTCAGCACGATTTCCGCCACCGGGAGACGACTGTTCAGTTGCTTAACGCAGACCGTCATCAGGCTGAAGGCCAGGGAGCTGAGGATTAGGGCCCGGCTACCCCGCACCGATTCCCGGTTCCACCAGGGTTGTGCGTTCTGCGGTTCGGCCATGGGTGCTCTGATGACGGGGTGCACGGAACCCTGCGACTTCGCAGAATGGACCGATGGTGAATGCCCGCCTGCATCCAAGAACGATCGAGGCCGTTAAGGAACGGGCCGACATCGTTGATGTGGTGGGCGAGCACGTGGTGCTCAAGAAGAAGGGGCGGGAATTCGTCGGGATCTGCCCGTTCCATGACGACAGCAAACCGTCGATGACGGTGTCTCCCGCCAAGCAGTTCTACTACTGCTTCTCCTGCGGCGCTGGCGGGAACT
The Synechococcus sp. PROS-U-1 DNA segment above includes these coding regions:
- the ruvA gene encoding Holliday junction branch migration protein RuvA — encoded protein: MIGWLQGRPMECWTQGNRSGVLLLCSGVGYEVHLTERHQQNLSADSDLNLWIHQVQREDGSSLYGFPLRQERDLFRLLISVSGVGPQAGLALMQECKPQELVEAISSGDLRRLCKAQGIGKRTAERLAVELRASIAAFAGVDPAPSLAEGISSEQMPESGAEVEATLAMLGYEDLEIRRAIRAIAEGSDGPPPSGDDQDAWLRICLQWLSRESA
- a CDS encoding DMT family transporter — protein: MAEPQNAQPWWNRESVRGSRALILSSLAFSLMTVCVKQLNSRLPVAEIVLSRALISIVLTAVGLRLAGVSPWGHRRGLLVARGLLGSLALLCFFEAIDQLPLASATVLQYTYPTFTAVAALLLLGEPLRRRISGAVLLGWIGVTLVVQPQWLTGTAQPAQLIPALIGIAGALMTALAYVSVRRLSETEHPLVIILYFPMISVPLTLPWVLHQGVWPIGNEWFWLLGVGVLTQLGQIWVTEGLRCLPAARATSINYVQVVFAACWGWLWFAESINAWQVGGGMLVLSATLISLSARN